One Halichondria panicea chromosome 6, odHalPani1.1, whole genome shotgun sequence genomic window carries:
- the LOC135337315 gene encoding uncharacterized protein LOC135337315, protein MYNWLLLVLSLAAVSSGKKYYIVPVNCIDLCHDYRNGTCFTLEQLVQTDLLSGGDNIILSFLPGDHMLNEQLLIGNFKEVLIIGQKATINFNETGSLQVSSISKLIIEGLYFDVANDENISSMVSFQKVLITECYLVDLKLLKLESCTLRITRTVDITIEQVLFVNNTGTDRAVHIEADNVYIEKSCFFSSNGGAVHIHSNQIVINDSRFNSNTAERGGAVEVVSANVSISFCNFTDNSASRFVGGAIYAETGSVLIYGCEFSKNSATTTGGAVEVVSANMSISFCNFTDNIAYQIGGAIYASKGSVSIYKCEILNNSADSNGGAIYADKGSMSIYNCEITNNSAAYGGAVDVVSANVTISFCDFMDNSASELGGAIYTDAGSMSIHNCELTNNIAKFGGAIYPYNSSVSVYNCQLTYNSADTDGGAIYANRGSVSIYNCDLTNNSAEDGAAMYSNGGSVSISNCELAHNNAKRSGGVIFVFIGDLLLSCSNLTNNKATLGGAITISQSSAFISNCNLTENKAVAASGQAVTSTSIGGAVLVHGGNISLSKSMLINNSADCGGAIVSLESNVIISDSVFTSNSATQQGGVIAVAISTLRISNTSMMGNLEGEDVIYVVHSNLAFVGVNNISNNKNPVYALSSRVEFNGPTTLSNNRGVQGGAIRAVRSKIYINAEGVVISNNTATFGGGVFLRESTLFVHDPIEISYNTAQNGGGIYAYKSEIGFDPQGTIGCEINNPLILCTCSIMKIRLSESIIDRNEAQNGGGIYAVASNIDVFSHAYVHIKSNSANNSGGGIYLQRSSKIYILKKEVELELGKMLVELVIFDNTAQYGGGIFVADSTESGACIGDNVTMVGEVTQTECFIQTLNLHGFNTNLLYTLTKNFQLRDNSKCLTSSQQIYRNTFLTNNTAFQSGADIYGGLLDRCTVDVSAEFSSSGNGFEYLNNTVLFSSIASEAVRVQVCNTTKQAISVRKGRKFTVSVMAVDQAGNPVNGTIRSSVITESGVGRFKEGQAEQKVGNRCTELEYNVFSQDHFTQVELYANGPCNNLGISRQILNISFQKCECPIGLQPIPSSIECKCDCDPVLQQEYQITNCSEENGTIKLESNSNIWIGVTNTTNRTGYVVSNCIFDYCVQKPVNISLSNPDEQCAYNRSGVLCGECEPGLSLVLGTSRCELCSNIYLLLIFPFALSGILLVAFILFFNFTIATGTIHGLIFYTNILAANQSIFIPFQNALTVFISWVNLDLGIETCFYDGMDSQAKVLLQLVFPAYLFLLLFLIIILSKYFNSFAKLLSNRNPVAALGTLILLSYSKLLWFIIAALQYRVLDYPDGATKVLDFPNNSSDIVWVYDGNVKYFTPDHIARFVAAAIILIAGGLFTVLLFFGQWFSSCSKVMIWTKNTKYIGFMDAFHAAFTPKHRYWVGLLLLALIVHNLVAAMALDNSLPILSCGILSVGLISWKLLNVRIYKYTFCDSLETLYLLNITILAMGSSYINETKKDQSALANISMAISFIIFVITLSYHFYQFVLKKSNTWLKVENIVRNLGVVLAGKRLQRANKGLEMHHQVSNESDEDELLEAVDDYEQRDLEYPPYTDRTMEEADPDRYITPPIIRPATRPDQLRLSYMDELAPLTTDDYRPALPPPRSKLCPVVTHTEIDPRT, encoded by the coding sequence ATGTACAACTGGCTGTTGCTGGTGTTGTCACTAGCTGCTGTCTCCAGTGGCAAAAAATATTACATTGTACCGGTGAATTGTATCGACTTGTGTCATGACTATAGAAACGGAACTTGTTTCACTCTtgagcagcttgttcaaacagacctcttatctggtggagacaatATCATcttgagctttctacctggagatcacATGTTAAATGAACAGCTTTTGATTGGGAATTTCAAAGAGGTGCTTATTATCGGCCAAAAAGCTACTATCAATTTTAACGAAACTGGTAGTTTGCAGGTATCCAGTATCAGTAAGTTGATTATTGAAGGTTTGTATTTCGATGTAGCAAATGATGAAAATATTTCAAGCATGGTCAGTTTTCAAAAGGTGTTAATCACTGAATGCTATTTAGTAGACTTGAAATTGCTGAAGTTGGAAAGTTGCACACTCCGGATCACTCGCACGGTAGATATAACGATTGAACAAGTTCTCTTTGTGAACAACACTGGCACTGACAGAGCAGTACATATTGAAGCTGATAATGTGTACATCGAAAAGAGCTGCTTCTTTAGTAGCAATGGTGGTGCAGTTCACATTCACTCAAATCAAATTGTTATTAACGATTCTAGGTTTAATTCCAATACTGCTGAAAGGGGTGGAGCTGTGGAGGTGGTTTCTGCAAATGTGAGTATCAGTTTTTGCAACTTTACAGATAATAGCGCTTCTCGATTTgttggtggagcaatttatgCAGAGACAGGTAGTGTGTTAATTTACGGCTGTGAGTTTTCTAAAAACAGTGCTACTACAACTGGTGGAGCAGTGGAGGTAGTCTCTGCAAATATGAGTATCAGTTTTTGCAACTTTACGGATAATATCGCTTATCAAattggtggagcaatttacGCCTCCAAAGGTAGTGTATCCATTTATAAATGTGAGATActaaacaacagtgctgactctaatggtggagcaatttacGCCGACAAAGGTAGCATGTCCATTTACAACTGTGAGataacaaacaacagtgctgcaTATGGTGGAGCAGTGGATGTGGTCTCTGCAAATGTTACTATCAGTTTTTGCGACTTTATGGATAATAGCGCTTCTGAActtggtggagcaatttataCCGACGCTGGCAGTATGTCTATACACAACTGTGAGCTAACAAACAACATTGCCAAATTTGGCGGAGCAATTTACCCCTACAATAGCAGTGTGTCCGTTTACAACTGTCAGCTAACATACAACAGTGCTGATACtgatggtggagcaatttacGCCAACAGAGGCAGTGTTTCCATTTACAACTGTGACCTAACAAACAATAGTGCCGAGGATGGAGCAGCAATGTATAGCAATGGTGGCAGTGTCTCAATCTCCAACTGTGAGCTAGCACACAACAATGCTAAAAGATCAGGAGGAGTTATTTTCGTTTTCATCGGAGATTTGTTATTATCTTGTAGCAATCTAACAAACAATAAAGCAACCCTTGGTGGAGCGATTACAATTTCCCAAAGTAGTGCATTTATCTCAAACTGTAATCTAACGGaaaataaagctgtagctgctAGTGGACAGGCTGTTACCAGTACCAGTATTGGTGGAGCGGTTTTAGTTCATGGTGGAAATATATCTCTCTCCAAGAGCATGTTAATAAACAACAGCGCTGACTGTGGCGGAGCGATCGTTTCTCTTGAGAGCAATGTAATCATTTCTGACTCCGTGTTTACAAGCAACAGTGCGACCCAACAAGGTGGAGTGATTGCAGTTGCTATCTCAACTTTGAGAATTTCTAATACAAGCATGATGGGCAATTTAGAGGGTGAAGATGTCATTTACGTAGTGCATTCTAATCTGGCATTTGTGGGAGTTAACaacattagcaataataaAAATCCTGTATATGCTCTAAGCAGTCGAGTGGAGTTCAATGGACCCACAACTCTCAGTAACAATCGTGGTGTGCAGGGTGGAGCCATCAGAGCAGTTCGGAGTAAAATCTATATCAATGCAGAAGGAGTGGTCATTTCTAACAATACAGCAACCTTTGGAGGAGGTGTGTTTCTGAGAGAGAGTACACTCTTTGTACACGATCCCATAGAGATTTCTTACAATACAGCACAAAATGGTGGTGGAATTTATGCATACAAAAGTGAAATTGGATTTGATCCACAGGGTACTATTGGTTGTGAAATTAATAATCCACTCatcttgtgtacatgtagtatcatGAAAATTAGATTGTCTGAAAGTATTATAGATCGAAATGAAGCTCAAAATGGGGGAGGTATTTATGCTGTCGCTTCAAACATCGACGTTTTTTCTCATGCTTACGTCCACATCAAGTCAAACTCAGCAAACAACAGTGGAGGTGGAATATATCTACAGCGAAGTTCCAAAATTTATATTTTGAAAAAAGAAGTGGAGCTCGAACTTGGTAAAATGCTGGTTGAACTAGTAATATTCGATAACACCGCTCAGTATGGAGGGGGGATATTTGTAGCAGACAGCACCGAAAGTGGTGCATGTATAGGAGATAATGTAACTATGGTAGGAGAAGTGACGCAAACAGAATGCTTCATTCAAACTCTTAATCTGCATGGTTTTAACACTAATCTTCTTTATACTTTGACTAAAAATTTCCAATTACGTGATAATTCAAAATGCCTGACCAGCAGCCAACAAATTTATCGCAACACATTTTTGACTAACAACACAGCTTTCCAGTCAGGAGCAGATATTTATGGAGGCTTGTTGGACAGATGTACGGTGGATGTATCAGCCGAATTCTCTTCATCGGGCAATGGATTTGAGTACTTGAACAATACTGTGCTTTTCTCATCAATAGCTTCGGAGGCTGTTAGAGTACAAGTTTGTAACACCACCAAGCAGGCCATTTCTGTTAGAAAAGGACGAAAGTTCACGGTGAGTGTTATGGCTGTAGACCAAGCTGGAAATCCAGTTAATGGTACAATTCGAAGCTCTGTTATCACTGAGAGTGGAGTTGGTCGtttcaaagaaggacaggcTGAGCAAAAAGTTGGCAATAggtgcacagaattagagtacaatgtattctcacaagaccACTTTACTCAAGTTGAACTCTATGCTAATGGTCCATGCAacaatttgggaatttcaagaCAAATTCTAAACATCTCTTTTCAAAAGTGTGAATGCCCTATTGGACTCCAACCAATTCCGTCCTCAATTGAGTGCAaatgtgactgtgatccagtcTTGCAACAAGAATATCAGATAACAAACTGTTCCGAGGAAAATGGAACTATAAAATTGGAAAGTAATAGCAATATATGGATAGGAGTCACTAATACCACCAACCGAACAGGATATGTCGTTAGTAACTGTAtatttgactattgtgtacAAAAACCAGTCAATATAAGCCTAAGCAACCCTGATGAACagtgtgcctacaatcgaagtggtgtcttgtgtggagaatgtgaaccaggactTAGTCTTGTGTTAGGTACGTCAAGGTGTGAACTATGCTCAAACATTTACCTTCTCCTGATATTTCCGTTTGCCCTGTCAGGCATATTACTAGTTGCATTTATTCTTTTTTTCAACTTTACCATAGCAACTGGTACTATCCATGGGCTGATCTTCTACACTAATATATTAGCTGCAAATCAGTCGATTTTCATACCTTTTCAGAACGCTTTGACAGTTTTCATatcatgggtgaatcttgacttAGGTATTGAGACATGCTTTTATGACGGAATGGACTCTCAAGCAAAAGTGctccttcaacttgtcttCCCAGCTTACCTGTTTCTTCTCCTCTTCTTAATAATCATCTTGAGCAAGTACTTTaactcatttgcaaagctcctctccaacaggaacccagttgctgcctTAGGCACACTCatcctactctcttattccaaactcttatggtttatcattgctgcaTTGCAATACAGGGTCTTGGATTATCCTGATGGTGCAACCAAGGTGTTGGATTTTCCCAACAATTCAAGTGATATAGTTTGGGTGTACGATGGCAATGTAAAATATTTTACTCCTGATCACATCGCTCGGTTTGTTGCTGCCGCCATAATCCTAATTGCAGGtggattgttcactgtactgctcttctttggacaatggttttCGAGCTGTTCAAAAGTTATGATATGGACCAAGAACACAAAATACATTGGCTTCATGGATGCGTTCCATGCTGCATTCACTCCCAAACATCGCTACTGGGTAGGACTGCTCCTTTTGGCTCTTATTGTTCATAATCTAGTAGCTGCCATGGCTTTGGACAATTCTCTCCCTATTTTATCATGTGGGATTCTATCAGTTGGACTGATCAGCTGGAAACTATTAAATGTTCGTATTTATAAATATACATTCTGTGATTCTCTCGAAACTCTCTATCTACTCAATATTACTATTCTAGCAATGGGCTCCTCCTATATCAACGAAACAAAAAAAGATCAATCAGCACTAGCCAATATTTCGATGGCTATATCATTTATCATATTTGTGATAACGCTCTCCTACCATTTCTACCAATTTGTTCTCAAGAAAAGCAATACATGGCTGAAGGTGGAAAACATCGTAAGGAATTTAGGAGTTGTGCTTGCAGGTAAGAGACTCCAACGAGCTAATAAAGGCCTGGAAATGCATCATCAAGTCTCCAATGAAAGCGATGAAGATGAATTACTTGAAGCAGTAGATGATTATGAGCAAAGAGACCTCGAGTACCCCCCTTACACTGATAGAACGatggaagaagctgaccctgatcgctatatcactcctcccatcatcagaccagccacgagGCCAGATCAGCTGAGACTATCCTACATGGATGAActagcccccctcaccacagacGACTACAGACCAGCCCTCCCCCCTCCAAGATCCAAACTTTGTCCCGttgttacacacacagaaattgATCCCCGTACATAA